A genomic segment from Candidatus Cybelea sp. encodes:
- a CDS encoding glycosyltransferase, whose translation MIRATIQLCTYNRAALLERVLEACFDQTVPKESYEVVLVDDGSTDATAVVIERARARADCRFTAIAQPNRGLAAARNTGIGRAVGERIIFIDDDVLVLPNFVQEHLRSNVAHPAAVVRGGAIEVEDLDVLPPPVWSITNYSGNFFWTTNVSVPLATIRTVGGFNESFAEYGWEDIDVGMRLRGAGVRAVFNPRALVYHFKPHPRVDRVDAMLSQARAKARTAAALVRLHPHWRTYLATGINPVSRRLASLRRGLRVADALRRRLAALRGDRELTRGELLAVRALANEIYYEELERAL comes from the coding sequence ATGATTCGCGCCACGATTCAGCTCTGCACCTACAACCGGGCCGCGCTGCTCGAGCGCGTACTCGAAGCCTGCTTCGACCAAACCGTTCCGAAGGAGTCTTACGAGGTCGTGCTGGTCGACGACGGGTCGACCGACGCTACGGCTGTGGTCATCGAGCGCGCTCGAGCGCGCGCCGACTGCCGGTTTACCGCGATCGCCCAACCCAATCGCGGGCTGGCTGCGGCTCGCAACACCGGCATTGGGCGAGCCGTAGGCGAGCGCATCATCTTCATCGACGACGATGTGCTCGTGCTCCCGAATTTCGTGCAGGAGCATCTGCGCAGCAACGTCGCTCACCCAGCGGCGGTCGTGCGCGGCGGAGCGATCGAAGTGGAGGATCTCGACGTCCTTCCGCCGCCGGTCTGGAGCATCACGAACTATAGCGGCAACTTCTTTTGGACGACCAACGTCTCGGTGCCGCTGGCGACGATTCGCACGGTCGGCGGATTCAACGAATCCTTCGCGGAGTACGGCTGGGAGGATATCGACGTCGGGATGCGCCTGCGCGGCGCCGGCGTGCGGGCCGTCTTCAACCCGCGCGCCCTCGTCTATCATTTCAAGCCGCATCCGCGCGTAGACCGCGTGGACGCGATGCTCTCCCAGGCGCGCGCTAAAGCGCGTACTGCCGCCGCGCTCGTGCGCCTCCATCCTCATTGGCGCACGTATCTCGCAACGGGAATCAATCCGGTCTCGCGGCGCTTGGCCTCGCTGCGGCGCGGCCTGCGAGTGGCCGACGCTCTCCGCCGCCGGCTCGCCGCTCTGCGGGGCGACCGCGAGCTGACGCGCGGCGAGCTGCTCGCGGTGCGCGCGTTGGCCAACGAGATCTACTACGAAGAGCTGGAGCGAGCGCTGTGA